A region of the Stieleria neptunia genome:
CCACAATTGACCGAACCGAACGATCGCCACACGCCAGTGGTTTGACCAGCGGCGATGAAACGGAGATCCGCCAACAGCCCGAGACGCGTGGCCGAATGGGATCGCTGCCGGGCGTTCGCATTTTGGGCTGCGGGTCTTACGTCCCCGACAACGTGATCACCAACGAAGACCTTGCGGCGCTGGGCTGCGATAGCGAGTGGATCGTTCGTCGCACGGGGATTCTGGAGCGACGTCACGCGACTGCGGATCAGGCGACGAGTGACCTGTGCTACGAGGCGGCGGTTCGCTGCCTGGCCGACGCGTCGGTCTCGGTCGATGAAATCGACTTGATCCTGGTCGCGACGATCACCCCGGATCACTTCACGCCTTCCACGGCGTGTCACCTGCAAAAGCGACTCGGTGCCTTTGCCGCCGCGATGGATCTGAGCGCCGCCTGTGCGGGGTTCGTCTACGCGTTGGCGACCGGCGCCCAGTTCGTGGCCGCCGGCAACGCGAAACGGGTATTGGTCGTCGGTGCCGATTTAATGAGCCGAACGATCGATCCCAATGATAAAAAAACCTATCCGTTGTTCGGTGACGGCGCCGGCGCGGTCTTGATCGGGCCGGACGATTCTCGCTGCCCTGATGACGGCGGTGTCGACCAAGCCGATGCGGACGGCCCGTCGGGAATCTTGTCGTATCAGCTCGGTAGCGAAGGTTGCGGTGGTGAAATGCTCTGCATTCCCGCCGGCGGAACCCGTCTGCCGCTGACCGAAGCAGCGCGGCGCGAGGGGCTGCAATACATGAAGATGGATGGGCGGAACGTGTTCAAGTGGGCCGTCCGCGTTTTTGACGACAGTGCAAAAGACGTGCTCGCGGCCGCCCAGGTCAACGCCGAGGAACTGGCGTTGGTGATCATGCACCAGGCCAACCAGCGGATCATCGACTCGGCCGTCTCCGACCTGGGCGTTCCTAAGGACAAGGTGTTCGTGAATCTGGATCGCTACGGAAACACCTCCGGGGCCAGCATCCCGCTGGCGATGGACGAAGCGATTCGCGCGGGCCGAATCAAGCGTGGCGACTACGTGCTGCTGTGCGGATTCGGCAGCGGACTGGCTTGGGGCACCGCGCTGCTGCGGTTCTAGTGCTTCGTCAACTTTTAAACTTGGGGTGCCTGACTCACTTGCCCGACTGATTGGGATCTTCCGGCAGCGGATACGGCAGCGGGTCATCATTCATTTCCGCCAGCGCGTTGGCCGCCGCTTTTTGTTCGGCTTCCTTTTTGTTGGTGCCCCATGCGGCGGTGTATTCTTCGCCGTTGATCACGGCGCTGATCAAGAATGATTTCCGGTGGTCGGGGCCCATCTCGCGTTTGAGTCGATACAGGGGTGTGCAAGCGATATCGCGCTGGGCTCGTTGCTGGAGCGTGGATTTGTAATTCGTCGCCCCCTGGCTGGTGACCGCCATTTCAACCTCGCCCCGCAACCAGGTCTTCAGTCGGGCGCGGACGATGTCATGACCGCCATCGAGATACAGCGCGGCGACGATCGATTCAAACACATCGCTGACCAACGACCGCGGGTAGCTGCGATTCCGGGTCACGCCCCGGCCCACGATCAAGCACTCGTCCAGTCCGATTTGACAGGCCACTTTACCGCAGGTGCGGCGACTGACGACGGCCGATTTGATTTTCGTCAAATCGCCTTCGTTGTACTCGGGGTATTCCTCGTACAACCACGAGCAGATGACGAAGCCGAGGATGCTATCGCCGAGGAATTCCAATCGCTCGTTGCTCGCCAAGCGATGGGATGCGCCCGAGGCGTGCGTCAACGCGAAACGCAATAACTCTTGGTCCTTGAACTGATAATCGATCAGTTGTTGGCAACGCAGTAGTTTCTCGGAGTGATCCAAGTCCCCCGATTCATCGCGTGGCGAAGCGACGAGCCGAACATCGTCGCCCGTCCCGGGTGGGTCGAAATCGACCACCAATTCCGATCGCTCTTGTTCGAGATCGTCTGGATCGTTTTGGAACGCGTCGTTGTCGTGATCGTCGGAATGATGGTCGTGATCGCTGATGGAACCGGATTGGATCAGTTCGGCATCATTCGATTCAGAATCAAGCGGTAAAGACAAGGTACTTGCGTGCGAAAGAGTCGTGCGTCGGTAAGGCACGTGCCCAACCGGATCACTCGCACAACGCGCCGGGACAGAGAGACACTCCGTGGCGCGGACGCAGAGAGAAGCAGCAGTGACACGTGAGGCAAATCAAGGCGCAACGTCTGATGCAGCCTTGCATGCCATCCATGTCACACGCCGGCGAACGGGTCCAGCCGTTCCAACTGGAACGAAACCAGACCGACCCGCCCGCCGGTGTGCGACGCGATGGTTGTACCTTAACAACTGCGGACCTGCATGGGTAGTCCGATCGGTCTGAAAAGGGGGCGTCGACGTGACGCGATTCGGCCCGGAATCCGGTCGCACGAACGTTCACCAAAGAAAAAACGGGCAATTCATTCGGCGTTGAAGATTTTCTGCGCGCTCCCGGCGCGTTCGGTCGCACTAACATGCAGAACGCCATGAATCGAACAAACCAAACTGACGAATTGACGACAGATCGAAACTCAGCGGTCGCGCTGGAGCAGTTCTGCGATGCCGAATTACTGGACGCCTGGTCCCGTGATCAACTCGCAGCAGCGTTAACCGTGCTTGTCACTCGACACGCGAGAATGGTTTTGACGGTCTGTCGCCGAAAATGCCGCAGCGCCGCCGATGCCGACGATGCGTTCCAAACCACTTTCTTGGTGTTGGCCAAAAACAGTGCGAAAATCACACGCCCGGATTGCCTGGCGGGGTGGCTGCATCGCGTCGCCCATCGAGCTTCGGTCGCCACCCTTGCTGGCAAACATCGAAGCCCCGAACCCATGATCGAACAAGTCCTCATCGACGATCCGCTGGACCGCATCACGCAGCAACACGATGCGATCGTGTTGGATGAGGAACTGGCGGGGCTGCCCGAACATTATCGTGCCGCTCTGGTCATGCAGGTCTACGAAGACTGCCCGCTGGAACGCATGGCGGAGCATTTTCAGACCTCGCTCGGATCGATTCGTGGTCGACTGCAGCGAGGCAAAAAATTGCTCGCCGATCGATTGCGACGACGAGGCGTTGTGCCGTTGCTAGCGTTTGCCGCCGCCGGATCGATCACGGTGACTGCTGATGAAGTTTCGGCCGCCGGAACAACGTTTCTCTCCACGGTGGCCGATGGACCGCTGCCCTCTCCACCGATTCAGGAAAACCTTCTTCATCCTCTCGTCGCTTCAGGAAAACGAATCATGACTCCTTGGAATGTTGCCGGCGGTCTGACCGCGATCGGAACGATTGCCACCCTGTTGTTGGTGTCGGCCGTTGGTGCCGATGGTGGCCCGCAATCGAGCCCCTCAACCCCCTCAAACACTCCGATCACGCTCCGTGCCGAGCCCGATGCGATCGCCGGACAGTTCGCCGCACCGGCCGAAACGCGACCTCAAGACCAAGCCGGCCAAACGCCCGCCACGGGTGCGATGGGCTTCGAGGGCCCCGATGGAACGGGCGTGGAATTCACACCGAGCACCGCGGAGACAGTCGGTTCGGCGAACCCATCGCCCGACACACAAACGCCCGAAACACAAACCGTCTTGCGACGACGTTTCCGACCCGCCTCCCCGTCAGGAAAATTGGCGGATTCACTCGCTGAAATGATGGACGAACAAGTCGAACTCCAAATCACCGGAGCCTTGGATTCTCTTGTGGATCAACTGCAGGACCAAATTCAGCAACCGGTGATCCTCAGCCCACGCGTGACGGAATACGCGCAGCTCGAACCCGGCTCACCCGTGAAGTACCGCTCTCGCCCGGAACCGCTGCGAACCGCACTCCGCAAACTGTTGCAGCCACTGGGACTCAAAGCGACCATCGAAAGCGAAGGCTTGGTGATCACGGCCGACCACAGCGAACTCGTGCATCGTGGGATCGGCACCGATCAGTGGCTCAGTGTGAACGATGCGATGATGCGTCAGGCCGAAGAAAAATTGGCCAAAACGAACAGCGTCGCGTTTGTTGAAACCCCGCTGGCCGAAGCGGTTTCGCAATTGAGCCAAACGTTGGATCTGCCGATCGTGATCGACAAACGCTCGCTCGAAGACATCGGCATCGATGCCGATGTGCCCGTCGACGCGGACGTCTATCCCCTCTCCGGCTACGACCTGATCTCCTTGATCCTGCGCCAGCACGACCTGGTTCTGACGGCCAAAGACAACCTGCTCACGGTCGTCGCCGATGACATTGACAGCAGGTATTTGCTCGGTCGCGTTTATTGGCTCGAAGGGATCGGAATAGGCGGCGACTTTGACAGCCTGATGGACTTGATGGAAACGACAATCAATCCCGACACATGGGAGGCGATGGGTGGTGCGTCGACCATGTCGCCTGCACCCGGCAATCGCCCGGGCTTGGTTGTCAGCACGACGTACCAAACGCATCGACAAATCGAACAACTGCTTCAAACGCTTCGAGAGAATTCGTTCGGACTCGATGCCGTCGCCGAAGAGGTTGAAGTGGCGATCCCGGTCTATCAAACCGGATTTGGCGGGGCGGTCGGAGGTGGCGGCGGAGGCTTTGGGGTGCAGGGCGGTGGTTTCATGTAGGCCGAACCGATCCACCGCGACGACTCATTCACGCGTCGCAAGATAAATTGCGTCGCCGGTGAACACGCGACGGAAATGGTCGTCATCCCACAGACGCCACCCGACCGCCGGGTCGGCAACTTTCCAGCGCCCATCGTTCGTGCGGCTGTGCACCACCACCGCGTGACCTTCCCCGTCCGTCCCCAGCAGACGACGCACCGGCCCGCTGGTCCGATCGTCACTAAACCGCACCACCGCGACGTTGGGCAATTGCCCCCTGGCCATCCACAGCCCCGGATCCTGTTCGGCGACTTCGACCTGTTGTGAACTGCCCGCCACCGCGATCCGCAATCCGCGAATCAATCCCAGTGACGATGTCCCTTGGTTGCTGGTCAAACAGGCGTCGGCCATCAATCGTTCGGCCGACGCCAGCGGCGCCGTCGCCCATTGCCCGTCGGCATAGGTCAACCGCGCCGACGTCAGCATGGCGGTTTGATGCAGCAATGTCGCGGCGGCAGCCGGTCCGCAACTGGCTTCATGGCTCTGCAAACACACACCGTTTTTCCAAGTCGCCGCCCGGTCTACTTCGATCGGAAACAATTGGGGGCGGAGCACCGGCAAGACCAGAAACCCGATCGCAAGCAGCGACATCAATCCGGCGACGCCGTGTCGCCATGCCGCTCGCAATGCAGAAACTTCCGATGCCAGGCCGGCGCTAAACGCCAGAAACACCGGCACCCAATTCGCCCAGCAAAGCGCCGCGGGCGTGGGGAACGCGTGCGCCCAGGACAATCGGTTGGCCAGACCGAATGCAAACACCAGTGAAAAAATCAAGCATTCGGCCAGCAGCAAAGGCTTGTTTTGGTAGACCGATAGCGACAGTCGCCGTCCCGCCACGAAGGCGAGCGTGGCGACCGTGGCGATAAAACCGATCGCGATCCAAAGGTCCATTCCCATTGCCCAATTCTCGGGGGGGGTGTCTCTCGGACAAATCCTAGCAAACCGGACGCCATCCAGGCGATTGCAAAATGATGACACACGGCTCCGTATGAAGATACCATGAAGTTCGCGTGTTGGAAAAGTTTAGAATCCTGGGAAGGGGCAGCGTGGGGCAGCGGTTTTCAAGACAAACGGGCGGCAATCCGGGTTTTCATGATTGCCAAAACGGAGTTGTTATGGTCTGTCGGTCGCGTTGCAAATAGATGATTTCGACCGATTTCCCGATCCGGTAACCCAAGTCAGACGCATAGACCACGGCCGGACCGGGGCTGGGAAACCAAGTCGCCCAATTCGGTAAACACCATTGACCGGTTGCCAGTTGCAGGCAGCGCGGCGTCGCATCGAAGCTCTCTGCGTCAGCGGCGTCCGGCTTCTTGGCGATCAACCAGCCCGCCTCCAGCCCGACCACGGCGATGGGTTTAGCACCCGCCCGCTTGCTCGCGCAGCCAGGATTCGCGCCGCGGGGGCCAGTGCTGCGGGGGCCTGTCGCCCCCGCACCAGGGTCAAAGTGTGGGCAAAGGGCGTGCTCGAGTCCGCGATAAACTTCCGGCATTTCAAACTCCCTGAAATGGCGATTGGCTGAAACGGCGAATCTGGTGGCTGATCCGAGCAACATCGCAACTCCGCTGACACCTTTGGTCAAACCACTGATTCACGCCGCGATTGACCCGCGGGGGGCCGGTATGCCGCGTCGCAGAGTGAGACAGCTAACGCAAATGGTTTTCCAGGCGGGGAGTCATGCTGCGGAATCAGGGGGGACAGGGTCGTCAAAGGGTGTCGCTTGCCGCAAAAACGCTGAATTCCTGGAAGATTCGGTGTCGAACCGGGTACCATTGGTGGACAGGGGTGTGCCATAGCGTCCGATTTTCCCAATGTGTGACAAAACTGATACTTGATCAGGTACCGAAGATTCGACAGTCCGTTCATGTGATAGGGCGAATCACACACACCGCATCGACCCGTAACCGGGGCACTCCATCCTTTTTGCTCGAGCATTTCAGGTTTCAGTTCATGGCAGCAAAATCAATCTTCCTGTCGCGTCTGTCGCGTTCTATGGGTGGCCTGGTGGTTGTGGCGGTCGCGTTTGCTTCGGTGGCGCGAGCGCAGAGCGTCGTGCCTCCCCAGATCGCGATGATCAATGATGCGATCGAGCAGGGGTGGGCCGATTATGAAATCACTCCGGCCAAGGAAGCGGACGATGCGGTTTGGTGTCGACGCGTCTTTTTGGACATCATTGGCCGCATTCCCAGTCTGGAAGAGCAACAGGAATTTGCATCCGAGCGTGGCGGCGACCGCCGCGCGAAGCTTGTCGATCGTTTGTTGCATGACGATCGTTACACCGAAGAATATGCGAACCATTGGGCCACGGTCTGGAGCAATTTGTTGATCGGCCGCGGCGGGGGCATGGGCCGGCGTGATCTGACCAACCGCGACGGTCTGATGAAATACCTGCGAGACTCGTTCGCGGAGGATAAGTCATACGACCGGCTGGTCTATGAATTGGTGACTGCCGAAGGAGCCACCAAGCCCGGCGCACCCGGATTCAACGGCGCCGTCAATTTTCTGGTCGGCAAAGTCAACGAAGAGAAAGCGGTGCTGGCGGCGAGCAGTGTGTCGCGCATCTTCCTGGGCCAACAAGTTCAATGCACGCAATGTCACAATCACCCTTTTAATGATTGGAAGCAGCAGAAGTTTTGGGAGTTCAATTCGTTCTTCCGACAGACACGTGCGTTGCGACGGTTCGTCGACGGGACGCGTGACGTGGAGTACGCCGAATTGGTCAGCGAGGACTATGCCGGCGAAGCAGGGGACCCCAATGACGCGTTGGTCTTTTACGAAATGCGGAACGGTCTGACGCGCGTCGCGTATCCGGTCTTCACCGACGGCACGGAAATTTCCAAGAGCGGTTTTGTCGATGACGTCAATCGCCGCCAAGAACTGGGGCGGCTGATGATGGACAGCCAGTCGCTGGACCGCATGGCGATCAATCGTTACTGGTCGATGTTTCTGGGGTATGGGTTCACCAAGCCCATCGATGACATGGGGCCCCACAACAATCCGACGCACCCGCAATTGTTGGACGACTTGTCCCAGGCGTTTCGCGGTTCCAGCTACAACCTCAAAGACCTGATCACGTGGATCACGCTCAGCCGACCATATTCGCTGGCGTCGGTGTTGGGCAGCAACAACCAGATCGATGACCCGTCGATCGGTGAGACGCCAAAATTCTCTCGCTTTTATCTCCGCCAAATGAGCGCGGAACAACTGTATCAGTCCCTGGTTTCCGCCTCCGGCGGGAACGCCACGGGGACCTACGAGCAGCAGGAGAAAAAGCGTCGCGAATGGCTCCGCCAGTTCGTGGTGACCTTTGGAACCGACGAAGGCGACGAAGCGACGACCTTTGATGGGTCGATCCCCCAGGCGTTGATGTTGTTCAACGGCGAATTGACACAGAATGCGACCAGCACCAAACCGGGCAGCTTTTTGGATCGGCTTTCTCAGTCGGGCAAATCGACCCGCGACCGATTAAATCTACTGTACAAGGCGGGTTTGTCGCGACAGCCGACCAAGCGGGAAGTCGCGCTGGCCGGCGAACTCTACCGCGCCCGCGGCGGCAAGGAGATTGAAATGTTGCAGGACGTTTGGTGGGCGATTCTGAACAGCAATGAATTCATCATGCAGCATTGAGGTTGGGTTCAATCCCGGTTCTCAAGCGTTACCAATTTGACAACACTTCCTTCGAAACCGAATTCTTCGATAGGCAATCGCAATGATTTCACCATGGAAAACTCCTAGCGGGATGAGCCGCCGCCACTTCATGAACCACCTGGCGGGTTCCAGTGCCGCTGCCTCGGCGGCGCTGACCATGGGTGGTGCGATAGCGGCCAATGCCGAGGAGATGCGTCGCAATCGGAAATCGGCGATCATGCTTTGGATGGGGGGTGGCCCGCCGACGATCGACATGTGGGATCTGAAACCGGGCGCGCCCACTGGTGGGCCGTTTCAGCCGATCTCGACAACCGGTGACATGCAGATTTGTGAGCATCTGCCGATGGTCGCCAAGCAGATGCACAATCTGTCGATCGTCCGCAGCATGTCGACCCGCGAAGCCGACCACAATCGTGGCCGCTACTACATGCACACCGGCTTTGTCCCGAATCCGAACATCGAACACCCCAGCTATGGCGCGGTCGTCGCTCACGAGTTGATGTCGCAGCGTCCCGAGCTTGAAATTCCTCCCTTTGTCACCATCGGCGGTGCCAGCGCGGGGCCGGGGTTCTTGGGGATGGCGTGGTCTCCCTTTGCCGTCACCAGCAGCGGACGGATTCGCAATTTGGACATGAAGTTAGACGGCCTGCGATTGCGTCAACGGATGGCCGCGCTGCAGGAAATCGAAAGCGGTTTCGCCAACCGGACGCGTGACCTGCCCGCCGGAGAGCACGGCAAGGTGCTCAAGAAGACCTTTGACTTGATGACCAGCAGTCAAATGGAAGCTTTCCGTGTCGAGAAAGAAGACGAAAAGACGAAAGAACGCTACGGGACCAACGGATTCGGCCAGGGGTGTCTGTTGGCCCGACGTCTGGTCGAAGGCGGTGTCCCGTTTATCGAAGTCGACCTGGGCGGCTGGGATTTGCACAACAACGTTCACCAAACCCTGGCGGACACGAAATTGCCACAACTGGACAAGGCGATGAGCGCCCTGGTGGAGGACCTGGAACAACGCGGATTGTTGCAGGACACCGCGATCATTTGGATGGGAGAATTTGGACGAACACCGCGGATCAACCAGAACGCCGGACGAGACCACTGGGCACGGTCCTGGTCCTGCGTCGTCGGCGGTGCGGGCATCCAGGGCGGATTGGCCGTCGGTGAAACCAGCAGCGACGGCACGGCCGTTGTGTCCGAACCGTTCAGCAGCGAAGACCTGATGGCGACCGTCTGCAAGGGACTTGGCATCGGGCTCGATACCACGTTCATGAGCAAGAATCGCCGCCCGATGAAAATTGCCAATGGTGGAAAACTGATAAGTGAATTGGTGGCTTGATGATTGGTGGATGAAGGCAGTCTAGGCGGACAGACGCCAAGCTCGACCGGGCCGAGTTCCGTCTCGATGACCCAGTCAAACGATGTTCCCGACGATTCGATGCCCGAGGGCAGCGTTCACGAGGAAGCTGCGTTTGATGGACAGTCCGAGGAAACGGAAACACTCGACGCGGCCACGCTGATCCAACGTCACCAACGTGGTGTCTGGCGGTACCTGCGAATGCTCGGATGCGACGACGCCACCGCCGATGATTTGACGCAAGAAACCTTCCTGCGTGTGCTGCGACGGCCCGATTTTGTCCAGCACAACGACAGCGCGACGGCAGGCTACCTACGCCGAACCGCCTACAACCTGCTCGTCTCCCGGCACCGCAAACTGGGACGCGTTCAGACCACCGGTGAACCCGAGTTGCTCGACGAAACGTGGGACCGGTGGGCCGGAAAGGACCTCACCGGCGACGCCGCCGTCGAGGCCCTCCAACAGTGTTTTGAAAAACTAACCGAACGGGCTCAAATCGCCTTGCGAATGAGGTTCGATTCCAGCGCCAGCCGAATCGAAATCGGTGAAGCCCTGGGCATCACCGATCACGGAGCCCGAAACTTGATGCAGCGAGCCAAACAACAGCTGCGAAACTGTGTCGAAGAGAAATTGCAGCTTCAAAACGAACCATGACCCAATCCGCAAGCCAACTGCCGCACGACGCACGCAGCGATGCCGATCCATTGATCGACGCGTTGTTGGCTGAATTTGTCTCCAGCGATGCGAGCAAACGCAAGCAACCGCCCGACTTGTCGGCCAGCATTCTCGCGCAGTTGGCTGCCCCAGGTTACGGACAACCACGCGACGCCGACGACGATGCGGACCCGGTCATCGATACCCTGCTGGCGGAGTTTTTGCCGGCCGATGCCAAGCAACGTTTGGGCCCGCCCGATCTGTCCGCGACCATCCTGCAGCGTCTCGCCGATTCGGCCGACAGCAAACGCAACGAGTTTGCCGAAGATGCCGATCCCGTCGTCGATACGCTGCTGACCGAATTTGTCCCGGTCAACCCGGTCAAACGCAAGTCGCCGCCCAACCTGGTCGCGCCGATCCTCGCCCAATCCCCCGTCACCCCAACCTCTGTCGCGGCCGAGCCAAGCAGCCCTTCGACGCCGCCGATCAAGGCCTCCGGTGGCGGTCTGTCGATGGGGCGATTGGTGTCGATCCTGATTGCCGTCGCCGCTTGCATCCTGGCCGTTGTTTACCTCAGCGGACCGGACGAGTTCCAGAATGATCCGGCCGATCAGAGTCTGATCGTCGCCGAAAAGGTTCCGGACCAGCCGTCTTCGTCGGAGCGTTCGGAATCGCCGTCGTCGCAAAGTCCACAGGTCGCGAGTTCGGAGACCGTGGACATTGCGGATGGTCTGCCCGACGGCGGCTCGGATCTCCCACGTGGAATCCCACTCGACTCACCACGCATTGCATCGAGCGAGGACCAGGCGACCGACGGCCAGCCCGACCCGGTCCCATCCGCCCCGTCCGCGGGTCAGTCACCGGCGGTCACCTTGGTCGCGGCTGAAACCGCGGCGACGGTCCGCGACTACTGGCAGACGCTTGGGATCACGCCGACTCCGGATGCCGCGCCGGCTGAAGTCGTCGCCCGCTTGAACCGCCGCCTGGGGATCACGCTTTCCGATCAAGCGTTGCGCGATCCGCAACAACTCCGCGATCTGCTGGCCCAGTCCGCCAACGCGGAACAGATTTCCAAACGCTGGCTCGCGTTGACGACCGGCAGCGGCATCGCGGTCATGGATCGCCCCGAGAATGCCGGGCTGGTCAGCGAGCTATCCAAAAGTGTCTCCGGTCAGGCCAAGCTGGACGTGACGCTGGTCTCCTTGATCGACGGATCCAATCAGCAATCCGGGCAATGGTATCAGGCGATCGGGCGTCGTGGCAGCGAAGGGATCGCCACGCATCTGGCCGGCATTTCCATCAACGCCGACATGCGTTGCGTTCGATGCCACGATTCGCACATCGGTCGCTCCGGTACCCAAGACGATTACTGGTCGTTCGTGGCCTTGGTTCGCAACGTCGTTCGTCGACAGGACAACCGTTGGGTCGTGGCCGCGCAACCGGCGACGCCCAAGCCGACGTTTTATGAACTGCTCGATGGGCGTCAACGCATGGCGATGCCCAAGGTCAGCAAGTACCTGCTGCAGTCGACCGACCAAATGCAAGACTTCCAAGCCTGGACCAAGACGCTCGTCGGCAGCGACGTGCTGGCCGGCAGCATGGTCGACTCGCTTTGGCAATTGGTTCACGGCCGCACCCTGAAACCGTCTCCCGTGGACGCCTTTGCCCCTCCGGTCGATGGAAACCTCGATCGCTTGCACCGTCAACTCGCCGACGACTTGAAGGCCAATGGGTTTGATGTCGCCAGAACGCTGGCGCTGATCATCGCGTCTCCGATGGCCCGGCGCAGCGTGCCCGAAGTTCTGCAAGGTGATGCGATGCTGACGTCGTCCGAACAGGAGCGAAAGGAAGCACTGGAATTAGTCCAGGCCTTCGCCGCGGCGGTTCAGACTCCGGCCTCGTCTTTGAACCAGCGAGTGGAAGTTGCCATGCGCCGCGTCGGGGGGCGATTCACTCCGGATGATCAAGGCGCCATTCTGGCTCAGCCGATCGACGGTCGTCCGCGCTCGCCCAAATCGCTTGCCGAGCTCGATGCGGGAAATTCGGCGACGAGTTTCTTGCAACAATTGAGCGTCGACTTTCCCGGTGACGAAGCCCCGTTGCCGGTTTCGTGGCTGCGTTCGATCGACGATTTCGAC
Encoded here:
- a CDS encoding DUF1501 domain-containing protein, which gives rise to MISPWKTPSGMSRRHFMNHLAGSSAAASAALTMGGAIAANAEEMRRNRKSAIMLWMGGGPPTIDMWDLKPGAPTGGPFQPISTTGDMQICEHLPMVAKQMHNLSIVRSMSTREADHNRGRYYMHTGFVPNPNIEHPSYGAVVAHELMSQRPELEIPPFVTIGGASAGPGFLGMAWSPFAVTSSGRIRNLDMKLDGLRLRQRMAALQEIESGFANRTRDLPAGEHGKVLKKTFDLMTSSQMEAFRVEKEDEKTKERYGTNGFGQGCLLARRLVEGGVPFIEVDLGGWDLHNNVHQTLADTKLPQLDKAMSALVEDLEQRGLLQDTAIIWMGEFGRTPRINQNAGRDHWARSWSCVVGGAGIQGGLAVGETSSDGTAVVSEPFSSEDLMATVCKGLGIGLDTTFMSKNRRPMKIANGGKLISELVA
- the rnc gene encoding ribonuclease III, which gives rise to MSLPLDSESNDAELIQSGSISDHDHHSDDHDNDAFQNDPDDLEQERSELVVDFDPPGTGDDVRLVASPRDESGDLDHSEKLLRCQQLIDYQFKDQELLRFALTHASGASHRLASNERLEFLGDSILGFVICSWLYEEYPEYNEGDLTKIKSAVVSRRTCGKVACQIGLDECLIVGRGVTRNRSYPRSLVSDVFESIVAALYLDGGHDIVRARLKTWLRGEVEMAVTSQGATNYKSTLQQRAQRDIACTPLYRLKREMGPDHRKSFLISAVINGEEYTAAWGTNKKEAEQKAAANALAEMNDDPLPYPLPEDPNQSGK
- a CDS encoding RNA polymerase sigma factor, with translation MTQSNDVPDDSMPEGSVHEEAAFDGQSEETETLDAATLIQRHQRGVWRYLRMLGCDDATADDLTQETFLRVLRRPDFVQHNDSATAGYLRRTAYNLLVSRHRKLGRVQTTGEPELLDETWDRWAGKDLTGDAAVEALQQCFEKLTERAQIALRMRFDSSASRIEIGEALGITDHGARNLMQRAKQQLRNCVEEKLQLQNEP
- a CDS encoding beta-ketoacyl-ACP synthase III, giving the protein MGSLPGVRILGCGSYVPDNVITNEDLAALGCDSEWIVRRTGILERRHATADQATSDLCYEAAVRCLADASVSVDEIDLILVATITPDHFTPSTACHLQKRLGAFAAAMDLSAACAGFVYALATGAQFVAAGNAKRVLVVGADLMSRTIDPNDKKTYPLFGDGAGAVLIGPDDSRCPDDGGVDQADADGPSGILSYQLGSEGCGGEMLCIPAGGTRLPLTEAARREGLQYMKMDGRNVFKWAVRVFDDSAKDVLAAAQVNAEELALVIMHQANQRIIDSAVSDLGVPKDKVFVNLDRYGNTSGASIPLAMDEAIRAGRIKRGDYVLLCGFGSGLAWGTALLRF
- a CDS encoding RNA polymerase sigma factor, producing MNRTNQTDELTTDRNSAVALEQFCDAELLDAWSRDQLAAALTVLVTRHARMVLTVCRRKCRSAADADDAFQTTFLVLAKNSAKITRPDCLAGWLHRVAHRASVATLAGKHRSPEPMIEQVLIDDPLDRITQQHDAIVLDEELAGLPEHYRAALVMQVYEDCPLERMAEHFQTSLGSIRGRLQRGKKLLADRLRRRGVVPLLAFAAAGSITVTADEVSAAGTTFLSTVADGPLPSPPIQENLLHPLVASGKRIMTPWNVAGGLTAIGTIATLLLVSAVGADGGPQSSPSTPSNTPITLRAEPDAIAGQFAAPAETRPQDQAGQTPATGAMGFEGPDGTGVEFTPSTAETVGSANPSPDTQTPETQTVLRRRFRPASPSGKLADSLAEMMDEQVELQITGALDSLVDQLQDQIQQPVILSPRVTEYAQLEPGSPVKYRSRPEPLRTALRKLLQPLGLKATIESEGLVITADHSELVHRGIGTDQWLSVNDAMMRQAEEKLAKTNSVAFVETPLAEAVSQLSQTLDLPIVIDKRSLEDIGIDADVPVDADVYPLSGYDLISLILRQHDLVLTAKDNLLTVVADDIDSRYLLGRVYWLEGIGIGGDFDSLMDLMETTINPDTWEAMGGASTMSPAPGNRPGLVVSTTYQTHRQIEQLLQTLRENSFGLDAVAEEVEVAIPVYQTGFGGAVGGGGGGFGVQGGGFM
- a CDS encoding cysteine peptidase family C39 domain-containing protein, which codes for MGMDLWIAIGFIATVATLAFVAGRRLSLSVYQNKPLLLAECLIFSLVFAFGLANRLSWAHAFPTPAALCWANWVPVFLAFSAGLASEVSALRAAWRHGVAGLMSLLAIGFLVLPVLRPQLFPIEVDRAATWKNGVCLQSHEASCGPAAAATLLHQTAMLTSARLTYADGQWATAPLASAERLMADACLTSNQGTSSLGLIRGLRIAVAGSSQQVEVAEQDPGLWMARGQLPNVAVVRFSDDRTSGPVRRLLGTDGEGHAVVVHSRTNDGRWKVADPAVGWRLWDDDHFRRVFTGDAIYLATRE
- a CDS encoding DUF1549 domain-containing protein, translated to MGGLVVVAVAFASVARAQSVVPPQIAMINDAIEQGWADYEITPAKEADDAVWCRRVFLDIIGRIPSLEEQQEFASERGGDRRAKLVDRLLHDDRYTEEYANHWATVWSNLLIGRGGGMGRRDLTNRDGLMKYLRDSFAEDKSYDRLVYELVTAEGATKPGAPGFNGAVNFLVGKVNEEKAVLAASSVSRIFLGQQVQCTQCHNHPFNDWKQQKFWEFNSFFRQTRALRRFVDGTRDVEYAELVSEDYAGEAGDPNDALVFYEMRNGLTRVAYPVFTDGTEISKSGFVDDVNRRQELGRLMMDSQSLDRMAINRYWSMFLGYGFTKPIDDMGPHNNPTHPQLLDDLSQAFRGSSYNLKDLITWITLSRPYSLASVLGSNNQIDDPSIGETPKFSRFYLRQMSAEQLYQSLVSASGGNATGTYEQQEKKRREWLRQFVVTFGTDEGDEATTFDGSIPQALMLFNGELTQNATSTKPGSFLDRLSQSGKSTRDRLNLLYKAGLSRQPTKREVALAGELYRARGGKEIEMLQDVWWAILNSNEFIMQH